Below is a window of Brachyspira hampsonii DNA.
TTAAAACATCTATGAGCTTTACCTTCATCATAAAAATCCATATTAAAATTTACAAAATTAATACTTATAACCTGGCTAATAATATCATAAGATTCATTTTCATTAAGTTCGCTTACTATATTTTTTGATATATAATAGTATATTCTCTTTACAAAATCAATATTTCCAGAAAGCTGTATTTCTATAATAATTTTTTTATTGTCTTTAGTAATTGCTTTAACATCAAGAACAGACTCTTTAAGATTAATATTTTCAGGCAGATTGTGCGGATTTATTATTTCTAAATTATAAACTTCTTCAAAACCTGAATCTCTAAGTACACAATTAACTATATTCTCAAGTATATCTTCATTACCTACAGAGCCTAAAAGATAACGCACAAAGTAGTCATTCATTCTATTTATATTTCTCATAGGTAGATTATAACAAAAAATAAAACAAAAGTAAATATTTTTTATTTTGTAAGGAGTTTTATTATCTCTTCATTTTTTCCGTATTCTCTTGCATAATACAAGGCATCATAATTACCATTTTTTATATTTTTATCGGCACCAGCATCTAAAAGCATTTTTGTCATTTCTAAATTTCCGCTACGACAAGCCCACATTAATGCAGTCTTACCATTATTTTGAACATTAACATCGGCATTATTTTTAAGAAGCACTTTTACAGCATTAATATTATTATAAGAAGCCGCTTCTATCAATGCAGTTTTGCAATCATAAGTTTTATAATTTATATCTGCATAGTTATCAATTATCTTCTGTAAAAAAACTTCATTAGTGGAATGTTCTGCTGCATTTATTAATGGAACATTACCGCTAAGCAAAGTTGATTGATTAAGACTAGAGACTTTCAAACTTTTATCCAAAGAATCAGAACCATTTTGAAGTAAAATATCTGCTATATCATCATGTCCAAACATATAAGCATAAATCAAAGCATTTGCATTATTTCTATTTCTTTTATTTATATCGGCTTTATTTTCAATTAATATTTTTATAGTTTCTTTATAGCCTTTCATAGCAGCATACATTAAAGGTGTTTCTTCGTTTTCATTATCTCCGTCATAAGATATATTAACATCTGCTTTATTTTTTATTAAGAGTTTTACCATTTCAATATTTTCTTTTCTATCATATTCTAAAGCAGAAAATAATGCCGTTCTTCCTCTAAAGCCTTGATAATCAATATCAGAACCATAACTTAAAAGTAGTTTAACCATTTCTATATTATTATTATCAACAGCAAGTATCAATGCAGTATCGCCATCATATACTACAGTATTAACATCTGCCTTATATTTCAAAAGAAGTTCAGCCATTTCTATATTATCATCCATAACTGCATGTGATAATAGTGTAAAATCTTCATAATCAAGATTATTAATATTGACATTATATTTCTTAAGAATATTCTCAGATTCTTTAACATTACCTTCATTCACATATTCTCTTAATTGTTCATAAGCTTTACTTTTATTATCTGTTTGACTGTATAAGTACAGACTAAATAAAAACATACTAAATAATATAATAATCTTTTTCATATAGTCCCCATATGTATTGTGGCTTTGTATAATAAATTAAAATGACTAAAATTGCAATATATTAATAAAAAAGTGCATACAAATGCATACATTTTTCATTATAACTTTTATATATTATATATTTTTTATTTATATTTATAAAAAATTACTCATTTTTGAGTATTTTATAACTTTGGCAAACTTAAAATATTGATCATAATTTTTCTATTTCTTCCATAGTTTATAAAAAACTTGTTCACTAACAATATCTATTAAGTAAACTTGATGGATGTTCACAAGTTTTTTATTTCTTCTATACTTAATCCTGTTAATTCGCTTATGAGATTAATATCCATATTTTTATTTTTCATGTTTTTAGCAGTTAATATTTGATTTTCTTTAATGCCTTCTTTAATACCTTCTAGTCTTCCTTCTTTCCTTCCTTCCTCTCTTTCATATTCAAGCATAACTGCTTGTCCATAGAGAAAAGTATCCCTTTCATTATAGGCTGACATTTCTTTTTCATCGGCTACAAATCTTTTATATTTATCTATAACCTTATTCATAATTTTATTTCCTCCTATAAGTTTATTAATATCTTTTTCTAAATCTTTAGTCGTAAAAAAATCAATCCAAGACAAAAGTTTATTTTTATTATAATCATCTTTATTTATGCTTTTTAATATATCTACAAACCTTTTTATTTCTATAAAATGTACTTGAACCATATCTAATTTTATATTAGGATTATTTATTTCAGCAAAGGTAAAACATTTATGTTCTTTTTTTATATCATATTCAGTTCCTATATTCAAATTAAAATTTATAAAACTAATACTTATCATTTGGCTAACATTAATATAAGCATCATTTTCTCTTAATTCTGACACAATATTTTTTGCTATGTAATAGAATATTCTTTTCACAAAATTATTATTTCCTACCAACTGTATTTCAATAATTATTTTTTTACCATCTTTAGTTTTTGCTTTAACATCAAGTATTGATTCTTTTAAATTTTCATTTTCAGGTAAATTGTAAGGATTGATAATTTCGAGATTGCATACAGACTCAAAACCAGCGTTATTTAAAACAGAATTCACAATATTTTCTAATATATCCTCATCACCTTCAGTACCAATTAGATATCGTACAAATAAATCATTAAGTCTGTTAATTTCTTTCATAATATTATTATACAAAAAATCATTATAAAAGTAAAGTTTATAGAATTTATATATTTTTTATAAAAATTGAGCTATTATAGGAGCTATAAAAGAAAAAATAAAAGAGTAAATACCATAAATATAAATGAAGTTATATATTTTATTATTTCCAATAACAGCATCATTTATATTGATATTGTTTTTTAATATTTTTATTATAGAACTTATATTTTGTACTATTATGTATATTAAATTAACAGCTGTTATTGTATTAAGAACAGTAATAGAAATGTAATTTATTTTAACTTCAGAAATAGTTACTCTGTATATGCTCGAACTTAATACTAATATATTAAATAAAAATGCTAGTATTGGAAATATTATATACATTGCCTTTGTTATAATCCCAGCCTTATAGTCCGCTCTTATGAAGTATAAACTTAAAACAGATAAAATTAATAATGCATTATAAATTATAAAAGACTTGGTATTGTAAAAAGGTCTTATAGGTTCATATAGTAATGCAAAAAATGAAACAAATATTAAAAATGAATATAAAAATAATAATGCTCTTGAAATATATATTGATAAAACAGTTTTAAATCTCTTTTGTACAAAGAAAAATATAAAAGGTATTAGAGAAAGAACGAATACAATAGACATAAAAATAAGTTTTTCTATTAACGGTTCTAAATCACTTAATATATCAGCTCTAAAAATAAATTTATCATATAAAAAAACAATAAATACCCAAAATACAAATGCAATAATTGCTGCTATTGTAGAAAAGAAAATTATATCTCCTATCTTAGTAAAACTATTATATGTATTATTTTTAAAATTGTTATCAGCTAAAAGTATTATAATAAAAAACATTATATAAGATAATATGCTTTTATTAATCATTATATTAGACATAAAAAAATCAAGCATATTAGGTATTTCATCTTTTAAAGGAGAAGAAGTAAATATGCTAAGCAAAAATACAAGTAAAAATGACAAAAATGTTATTAGTATTGTCTTTTTATTAACATTTTCAAAATTGCTGTTTACACTAAATAAAAATGAATAGCAGAAAAAGTAAAACACTTGAAAATAAAAACTATTAAAAATCATATTGTAAATTAATTTTTCAGCATCGTATGCGTATGTAGTATCAACGAATAATATATATACATTCGCAGGAATAGAAGAAATTATCATTAATATAAATACTAATACAAAATATATTATTTTTTTACTGCTTAAATTCATTAACTTATTTTCAGACATTTTTCATAACCTTTATTATTTTTTTATTAATAATTGACAATTGATTATAATCTATAATTATAAATTGTAAAGTATTTATGTGCTTGACATTGTTGAATATAGATAATATATTAAAATTTAATAATCAAAAAAATTATTCATATCATTGAAAATTTCTCTCATACTTCCTCTTAAAATTTTAGCATTAGGAAGTGATTGAATAAATTGAGTACCGTAAGTTTTTGTGTAAAGTCTTTTATCAAGAACAAATACAACACCTATGTCATCTTTGCTTCTTATAAGGCGTCCGAATCCCTGTTTGAACTTTATAACAGCAAAAGGCAAAGCATAATCTAAAAATGCATTTCCTCCATTTTCTTCAATATATCTGTATCTTCCTTCGCTTATAGGATCAGTAGGTACAGCAAAAGGAAGTTTTGGTATAATAACTACTTCTAAATTTTTACCTGCTACATCAACTCCCTCCCAGAAAGAATCTACTCCGTATAGTACATTATTGGAAGATGCTTTAAACATATCAAGTAAAGTATGTCTATGTACAGAAGCAGTCTGAGCCAAAGCATTTATATTTTTAGATTTTAATTTTTCAGCTGTGTTTTCATATACATTTACAAGAGAGGCAAAAGATGTGAATAATATAAAAGCCCTTCCTCCTGTGATATTACATACATCTAATAATACCTTTGAGGTGAAATCATTAAAAGTATCAGAAGCCACATCAGGCATATCAGTTGCAATATATAGTCTTGCATTATCTTCATAATTGAATGGAGATTCTAAATATATTTCTATTTTTTTATTTTTTTCTATATAATCAAAACCCAATCTGTTTGAAAAGAAATTAAAACTCTTAGAAACAGTTAAAGTAGCTGAGTACATTGCCACAGTATCAAATCTTGAATATAGAAAATCATTTAAATTCTTTGCTACTGTTACAGGTGTTAAATGCCAATTAAGAATAAGATTTCCTTTTTTTGTGAGCCTTGTTTCTACCCATCTTATATATTCATCTTTTTTATAATCTATTACAGAGTTTAATGATACTAATTGTCTTTTAAGTCTCTCCAAATAAGCATTAGACATTTGAGCAATTTCTTCATAATCAAAATCTTTTTCAATAGCAATATCAAAAAACTTTTTATATAATTTATCACATATGTTCACAAGTGAAGTCATTGAAAGCACCATTTCTCTAAGAGGCTTTAATCCGTCATTTTTCCAATGATTAGTGCTTACAAGCTCTGGGCTTATTCTGAATTTATATCCTAACCCCTCTTTCGTCTGTATATTTTTATGACAGTAATTTATAAACTCTTTTGAT
It encodes the following:
- a CDS encoding ankyrin repeat domain-containing protein, with product MKKIIILFSMFLFSLYLYSQTDNKSKAYEQLREYVNEGNVKESENILKKYNVNINNLDYEDFTLLSHAVMDDNIEMAELLLKYKADVNTVVYDGDTALILAVDNNNIEMVKLLLSYGSDIDYQGFRGRTALFSALEYDRKENIEMVKLLIKNKADVNISYDGDNENEETPLMYAAMKGYKETIKILIENKADINKRNRNNANALIYAYMFGHDDIADILLQNGSDSLDKSLKVSSLNQSTLLSGNVPLINAAEHSTNEVFLQKIIDNYADINYKTYDCKTALIEAASYNNINAVKVLLKNNADVNVQNNGKTALMWACRSGNLEMTKMLLDAGADKNIKNGNYDALYYAREYGKNEEIIKLLTK
- a CDS encoding Rpn family recombination-promoting nuclease/putative transposase, with translation MKEINRLNDLFVRYLIGTEGDEDILENIVNSVLNNAGFESVCNLEIINPYNLPENENLKESILDVKAKTKDGKKIIIEIQLVGNNNFVKRIFYYIAKNIVSELRENDAYINVSQMISISFINFNLNIGTEYDIKKEHKCFTFAEINNPNIKLDMVQVHFIEIKRFVDILKSINKDDYNKNKLLSWIDFFTTKDLEKDINKLIGGNKIMNKVIDKYKRFVADEKEMSAYNERDTFLYGQAVMLEYEREEGRKEGRLEGIKEGIKENQILTAKNMKNKNMDINLISELTGLSIEEIKNL